A genomic segment from Thamnophis elegans isolate rThaEle1 chromosome 3, rThaEle1.pri, whole genome shotgun sequence encodes:
- the GCNT4 gene encoding beta-1,3-galactosyl-O-glycosyl-glycoprotein beta-1,6-N-acetylglucosaminyltransferase 4 gives MSVFFRMKKCKCFHICPIRWRILILFLVVVLLWLFKDDWILFFHQDMYFVELFLSTSSFVKNRYSHVNQYDQYTINCSYIYDQDPTEIGKSLAIKRKEIIDLEDEDVIAMTSNCQQYRRIREYHLKAVSPEEEEFPLAYSLVVHKNAIMVERLIHTIYSSQNVYCIHYDQKSSNTFKQALENLTKCFSNIFIASKLEVVEYAHISRVQADLNCFSDLLKSEVPWKYVINLCGQDFPLRSNFELVDELKRLNGDNMLESVRPSSSKKQRFTYHHELQKKFYHSMKMPAKTNIPKSPPPHNIKIFVGSAYFILCRAFVQYILGNSQVQDFFEWSKDTYSPDEHFWATLLRMPGVPGQVSREADDITDLQIKTRLVKWYYYENVLYPPCTGAYLRSVCIYGAAEFRWLLNHGHWFANKFDSKVDPIVIKCLAEKIAKQQKQWVRLASEKRVMHNGSLLTV, from the coding sequence AATGAAGAAATGCAAATGCTTCCATATTTGTCCAATACGATGGCGTATTTTAATACTGTTTTTAGTGGTTGTGCTGCTCTGGCTGTTCAAAGATGATTGGATTTTATTCTTTCACCAAGATATGTACTTTGTAGAACTGTTTTTAAGCACCTCGTCATTTGTGAAAAACAGGTACAGCCATGTAAATCAATATGACCAATATACAATTAATTGTTCCTACATCTATGATCAAGATCCCACGGAGATTGGAAAGTCTTTAGCGATAAAGAGAAAAGAGATTATTGATTTAGAAGATGAAGATGTTATAGCAATGACCAGTAACTGCCAGCAATACCGAAGAATTAGAGAATATCACCTAAAGGCCGTTTCTCCAGAAGAGGAAGAATTCCCTTTAGCTTATTCTCTGGTTGTTCACAAAAATGCCATAATGGTTGAGCGGCTCATTCATACAATTTATAGTAGTCAGAATGTCTACTGTATCCATTATGATCAAAAGTCATCTAACACTTTCAAACAGGCTTTGGAGAATCTGACCAAATGTTTCTCTAATATATTCATTGCATCCAAATTGGAAGTGGTTGAGTATGCCCATATTTCAAGGGTGCAGGCAGACTTGAATTGTTTTTCTGATTTATTGAAATCTGAAGTTCCATGGAAGTATGTAATTAATTTGTGTGGCCAAGATTTTCCCCTGAGATCAAACTTTGAGCTGGTAGATGAACTTAAGAGACTTAATGGAGATAACATGTTGGAGTCTGTCAGACcaagcagtagtaaaaaacaaAGATTTACCTATCACCATGAACTTCAAAAAAAGTTTTATCACTCCATGAAGATGCCTGCGAAAACTAATATTCCAAAGAGTCCACCTCCACACAATATAAAAATTTTTGTAGGCAGTGCGTACTTTATTTTATGTCGAGCTTTTGTACAATATATTCTTGGCAATTCCCAAGTTCAAGATTTTTTTGAATGGTCAAAGGATACTTATTCACCGGATGAACATTTCTGGGCAACTCTTCTTCGTATGCCTGGAGTACCTGGACAGGTTTCAAGAGAAGCTGACGATATCACAGATCTTCAGATCAAAACCCGTTTGGTAAAATGGTACTACTATGAGAATGTGCTCTACCCTCCCTGCACTGGTGCATATCTTCGCAGCGTGTGCATCTATGGAGCTGCAGAATTCAGATGGCTCCTCAACCACGGGCATTGGTTCGCCAACAAATTTGACTCAAAAGTGGATCCTATTGTAATAAAATGTTTGGCAGAAAAGATTGCCAAGCAGCAAAAGCAATGGGTTCGTTTAGCTTCCGAAAAACGTGTGATGCACAACGGGTCCCTCCTAACAGTATAG